CTAGTTTTCACTGTATTGTTAGAGTGTAAACCAAGTTGATAATTTGTTGTCGATGAGATTGAATGAATGCTATGTTGTATAATCCGAAGGAAGAGTTGAGCATATAAAAATAATTCGTGTGCTTGATTGAAATACTTTGTCACTTCACTGTGGTTAATTGAATACTTGTTTGAACTATTGCTCATAGCTGTAAACGTGAGAGTTGAACTTTGTATATGCATGTTGAATTTGGACTGTGGATTGTACAAGTTGAAATATTTCTAGAACTGTTTGCTTGTtacttgagacgaaatcctaaatAAATACACACTTAAGAAGAGGATATAAGTCATATTTGgaacgattgagcctttcaagctaacccttatGTATTTTATCTCTTGTTACCCTATTTGAGCCTTACAATTGACCTTTTTCATTGTTTAACACATGTTTTGAGCCTATACTTGTATCTATGTATTCATTATTCCATTTGTCTTATACCATGAGCGTTAAAACATATCTTTTGATTAGATGGGGGAGTGAATGTTAAAGGGACATATGTAGAAACATGTGGTTACTCAGTGCATAAAACACAATAATAACCAATAAATGTAAACAATTGAACCAATCTATGCATGCCAAATTCTCACCATCAATCCACTCAACATTGTTATTCCATatgcttgctatacttactattctccactaatgtaaacaaatacacactaaaaaaatcaataggactttacaaaACTTGTAATAGATGGCTTAGGTAAAAGTGGATGAGAAGACATTTTAGGCTCAAGTATACCATAAGCATTCAAACCAAGCAACCTATCCCTTTAACTCAACTTCGCATCCCGCTGTTACtatgacgccccacatcactatggctgctttctagaatgacgactggccctacaaaccaacacgagtctttccagcgtgctttttcctcactcgcacacttcctgggaaaacccaggaggtcacccatccctagattactccaagccaagcacgcttaaccatggaattctcaagtgatgggctaccgaaaagaatatgcaccttcttgatataggtagtacctatcaatccatttaagccctcttcaactgtgtagtcccatacctacacagtcttagaatcattacacttgaccttccccaggcggtgtgggattgcacagcttacccggtctttccccttacggatcacgggattttgactgtcacaattaccctttttttttcttcttctttttcaagatTGGGAAAAGTTGACTATTTAttcatcactttttttttttcaaactacaTTCCCCCAAACTTAGATTTTTTCAGTAAATAACTTAAGGAATGTAGTTTATTctgaatttataatttttttttctttttctcttcgtCAATCTTTTTATGCACTGAGTAACCACATGTTTCTACATATGTCCCTTTAACATTCATTCCCCCCTCCAATCAAAAGATATGTTTTTATGCTCATGGTATAGGACAAAGGGAATAATGAATAGACAGATGCAAGTATAGGCTCAAAACATGTGTTAAACAATGAAAAAGATCAATTGTAAGGCTCAAATAAGGTAACAAGAGATCAAATACATAAGGGTTAGCTGGAAAGGCTCAATCATTCCAAAGATGGCCTATATCCTCTTCTTAAGTGTGTATTGTTtaggatttcatctcaaataacaagcaagcaagttctagaaatATTTCAACTTGTACAATCCATAGTACAAAATCAACATGAATATACAAAGTTCAACTCTCACATTTACAGCTATGAGCAATAGTTCAAACAAGTATTCAATTAACCACAGTGAAGTGACAAAGTATTTCAATCAAGCACACATATTATTTTTATATGCACAACTCTTCCTTCTGATTATACAACATAGCATTCATTCAATCTCATCGACAACAAATTATCAACTTGGTTTACATTCTAACAATACAATGAAAACTAGACTCAAACATAATAACAACTAATACTAAACTTGAAAAACAACAAAGAACAGCAAAGCTAAAAATAAACccctccccccaaacttaagactaacattgtccccaatgttaaacTCAAATAAAAAGAATAGACTTACCCGAGCCCCATTGGAGGACATTAAAATGGAGGAGGCGGGTACTGTGGTGGATAAGGCGGGTACAACGGTGGAGAAGGGAAGTAATTTTACTCTGCCTCATTCAATGACCATGGATTCACCAGAGTATTCAGGCAATCCACATGATCAACCTCATAATCATGCCTTTGACCCATGTATTGATGCATCATCTGATGTTGCTGGACCATATATTGATTTTTATGAATGAGGTAGTCCAAACGAACATGGGTATATTGGGTGTTGGGATCAACTGGACCACCCAGTAACAGTGGTGGATCCAGATGCATCGGGTCAGGGACATTGCCATAAgcatttccttcaacatttccaTCTTTTCCTCCCCCATCATGATCTAGGTCTTCTTGTTGTTGTTCTGCTTCACCTCGATTCCTAGGAGGACCTGGGACATAAATAGGAAGCGGATACTTTGTGATTTTCGCTCGAGTGATGGGAGGTTTTGCCTTCAGAGTCACATCGTTGTCATAGACTGGCACATAATAGGTAAGGCATAAATCTGTTAAGAAGTGGATGTGAGGCAGCCCAATACTGGTGGAACCACTCAGTACATGGTTGATACTTTCACGAAATCCACGACCAACAGCCACATTAAGCCCCTTCACCAAATCATAGACTAAATAAATGTGCTCCATATTGATTGTAGACAAGTGCACAGATGGCATCAACCGACAACTAACAAAGTATAGCCACGCTCGATCTTCCTAAGTGAACTCACAAAAATGCAACCCAGCATACTCATCAAGAGTAATTATCCACTCCGCTCCAGGGAATGAAATCGCATGAATAATTTCATCATATGATCAATTGCACCCCCAACTAACACCTCGCATTGTTCTTCATTCCCCTCGTAGTTAGGAGTACCATGGAGAACATTCAAGGTGTCCGTAGCAGTGGGAACCCACACACCCGTAACAAAGCACTTCTTTCTTCCCCTCGTTTTCGGATAATTGGCATAAAATTCATAGCAAATATAAATATTTTCCCTTACAATATCCTTGTCTACAAACCCTTGCCATTGCCTTGCCGCTATATTGGCTCGGATGCGCTCATTGAGTGGGTCATTCTCATATGGTTCATTGCGATACTCGATACCCCTCTCGTGAATGATTAACTTGGTGCATAACTTGAGATATCTATCCTGAGCCTTTTTATTCACATACCTCATAACATCACAGTCCGATGGGATTGGTGGTGGAGGGTCATCCCGAGCCCTCGATGTGGAAGCCTTACCCTTGTCTTTGGTCTTATTTCTAGTCTTAGGTGCCATTTCGTCACAAAAAGCTGCAAAAGTACCCCAAATATCGGAATTAATTTGAGCAGTACCTCCCCTAGATTTCTTAACTTCCCAAATTTTCACAATCACCCAATTCTTTAATCAAAATGCCATAACACAACCCACAGTAACAATTCTAAAATTTATTACACTTTCTTACAGATAAAACCCTCTCTACTATTCACAAATCACTATCCATCCACATTGCAATGTAGAAAATTGAGAAAACACACTTACTTGAAAATGAGAAAGAGATCTTGATGATTAAAGATGCCCAAAACTCCAAAACTTTTCCAAGATTACAACAAGATTCGAAATTTAGGGTTAGGTGTTTCAAAAAGTGGAAAAGAGTGTGTTTTCGGGAAGATTTGATAGGATTTAGGTTGTTGAATGAATGAGAAAGGGTAAAAAAATGGGTTTTAATGGAAGTTTAAGGGTAGTATTGTGGCTATGGGGTTTTGGGACTGAAATGGTCAGAGAATACGGAGAAAAGAAGAGGGAGGCGGAGTGGAATGAAAATTGGGGAAAAAAATCTGATTAAAACCCTTAAAATGTGATTCTGGGCCCAATTGGCGCTGTGGCGCTGTTGTGTAGAGCCGCGGCTCTAATTCTGAGCTAGGCAAACACTGGGTTCAGATTCTTTTAGGGCTGCGGCGCTGTACCATAGAGTTGCGGCTCTAATTCTGTTTTTTCTCAGTACTGACTCTCTGACTTACCTAGGGCTGCGGCTCTACTTCATAGAGCTGCGACTCTAATTTCTCCCCAAAATCCTCAATGCCTCTGACTTAGGCAGCGCTGCAGCTCTAATTCAAATTTTTTGGCTCCTCCCCTTATGATCACTTTAGAGCTGCAgctctaattaatttttttctttccattttgctGCTTTTTTTCACAGTTTTCACGGTTctaattacataaaatatttacaaaaactaaaccaaaataaaataaaataaaatagttcaactaaaaatacaataaaaaaataaaagtaaaaaaaataaaaaatgaaaatataaacttgagatgcctctcaagggcgctgtcgttaacgtcatttaacTGGATGCTGGATTCCTCATCACAGAGAGTTCAAGAGGATGGCCGACTTGGCTTGATCATAAGGCCCCCCCAAGTACGACTTGAGTCTTTGCCCGTTCACTTTAAATGTTCCTTTCTTCTCGCTGCTTACTTCAACGACTCCATATGGGAATACTATCACAATTATATAAGGCCCGGACTATCGAGACTTCAACTTTCCTAGAAAGAGCTTCAACcttgaattaaataataacacCTGCTGCCCCGGGTGGAATTCTTTTTGTACAAGGTTCTCGTCATGCCATGCTTTAGTTCGTTCCTTGTAGATTTTAGCGTTTTCATATGCCTCATTCTGGAACTCCTCTAACTCATTCAACTGCAACATTCTCTTCTCTCCCGTTGCGGTCATGTCCATGTTCAATTTCTTCATTGCCTAGTAGGCCTAGTGCTCCAGCTCAACTGGTAAGTGACACACTTTACCGAAAACCAATCTATATGGTGACACACTAATGGGAGTTTTGAAAGTTGTCTTATACGCCCATAGTGCATCATCAAGTCTTTTGGACTAGTCCTCGAGCTTTGCACTGTTTTTATCAAAATACTCTTCACTTCCCTATTCAAGATTTCTGCTTGGCCATTGCTTCGAGGGTGATAAGGCAAAGCAGTTCGATGTCGCACACCGTATCGAGACAACAATGCATCAAATTGCTTATTGTAGAAATGACTCCCTTCATCCCTAACTATAGCTCTAGGAGTTCCAAACTGAGTAAAAATAAATTTCTGAAGGGAATTGAGAACCGTTTTACCATCAGCTGGTGTTGTTgctgcttcaacccactttgATACATAATCAACAGCAAACAATATATAAAGATTGTTGTATGATGACGGAAAAGTCCCCATAAAGTCAATTCCCCAAATATGCACTTTTAATATTGTAACTCATAGATTGGCTAAGCATGCACTTTGGTTAGACAATTAGTTTCTCTGGTTGGATGAGGTCATTCtaatctctctctttttttttcaattatgaGTGGTGATACAAActattctgaagaaaaaaaatgcaaGATATGATCTCACCCAAATTTAGGATTAATGGCTCATTCCTTTTAGATATATATTGtgattttttttctattcatTAATTTaacattataaataaataaaattagaacAATCAAAtaatttatacattaaaaaaaaaaattaaattagcaAATACTTTTATTCTAATTCTAAATTTCAATAGAAATATTAATATTTCCAAATTGAGTGAGCTATAATTTAATGACAAAGTAATTCCAATATGCAATAAACACACTACAAATTTTAATTACAGGTTTTAGGTAGAGTAAGAGTCAACAATTTTCAGCTAAGATACAACTTGAACAcgacacaaaataaataaatagatttaAGTGGCacgtttaatttatttaaatggCACATTTAATTTTTGTGTCAACTTATTTAACATGTATAATAAATGCATCATTTTCGTGTTAGTTCTATGAACCCATTTATGACTTGTCTAACCTATTTaagtaaatatttaatttaacaatATACTTTTGTTTTATAcaaaattaaatttgaaaaaaaagacATAAGATAACTATTCTTTTTCAGTCATTATTATTAATTTGTTATATACTTATATTTAATCGTGCCAACTTCATTTCTATGCTGCATAACACTTTAAATATGTGTTAAACACAAATACAACACGTTTTTTACAAATTGCTAGCCCTACCACACACTCACTAATACAACTTGTAATAAATATGGCATTGAGTGTCTTagcatttttcaaaaataaatattgtatgaaAATAGAAAAAGTGAGGTAAGAAATTGTCTACTTCATCTTGATTCTTGATGTGAGAATCTAAATAGGAGATTGCTCAAGAAATTAAGAGATACTTGTAACCCTCTGAACGCATTGCCACGGGGCACAAATGTGCGCAACACTACTTGATGTAGTGTATGATGATTGTTGCAATCTATAATAGAATATTTAATTATAGTTCAATATCAATTACCATTCGAGCAATATCTCAGCCGAGAAAAAAGAGTATTGTCCctcaaaattttccaaaaaagtTAATCTAGGAGATCCATGTCATGTGCCTCTATAATATCTTAAGGAGAACTATCCTTGAGCCAGTTGGTCCCTGTAATCTTTGAGGTTTACTTATTATTGTACAAGAAGATGAAGCAAAAGATGAAGAACCCAATCATCTGCAATGAAAAAGCATTCAGATGTTGATTAATCAAGACATGAATCACAAAAAGATCCAAGGAAAACAAGGTTACAGTTGAGAGCGTACTGTGGTGAATGAAGCTCCGTAGTAGGGAAAAGCAGTGGTTATAAATCGTTCATATTCATTGTGATTGAAAGGCCGTACAGGAATCTGCAAATTTTGATGTCAAAGTGTTGtaatatttaaaacatatattAAAACATTTTAATGCTTTAATGATTGATTAATAATGAAGATTAAGTACTCAAATCTTGCAAAACTGACTGACCTGTTTCGAAAGGGATAAGGTTGTGTATCCAAGCCTCTGATATTCAACCTTAAACTGGAACACCCCATAGATATCAGGCACCTTGAATGATGTGTAGTACAGTCCCTGCAAAATCATGTATGCAAGTGGTGAGATAATTGcatttataaaattacaatttgcAAAATGAGAATGTATGTCATTCTAATAGGAATACCTTCTGGTCAGTCGCTAGAGTTTTCAACACATAAGGGCTCATCAGAAAGAACTGAACCTGAACATCGTCAGCCACATATGGAACCCAGCTCTTTCCAGTCCACTCGTAGATCTCAACCGAAAAGTTCTGTTacataatcaaataagaaaaaatCAAGACAAAGCCTTTTGTCTAGCAACTCAGCAAATACGAGGTAGGTGCAACGAATGAATGTATGTCCCGTCTCtagtatacatgcagtaataagaaCCCTCGATCGTGCTTACCAGGTCATCTTTGATCCTATATATTGCAGGTTCATCTGTTTCTTCAACTTTGTGGTGCTTAATGTTGACAGCCTGAATTTACAACATGAATTATATGTCGAACAGAATATGATACAacacaaatatataaataagagAAATGTATAAACAATATATAGTAAAAACATAATATAAACCTTTAAATGACCCCTTTCATGGAAGACCCATTTGCTAAGTTCAGTCACAAACTGTTCATTGCCTGATTTCTCATATCTGTCAACAGAATTTCGACATAATGTCAGCATGTTGCCAAAACCGTCACccttagaaaaatatcaaaggaAAGGGGCTggtaaaacataataaaaatatagtTCTTCGGAAGATGAAGAAGGCTTGGTTATTTGCCAGTGTTATAGCTTGATTTGGCTTATAGAAAAATACAACTAATAATCAGTTTTTCAACAAGTATGCAGGGATGTACTTTCTTATGTATGTCCCCAAGGAAATTGTTCATCAATGCAGGTTTATCATTGATGCTACAGTGTTAATGAGAAACTACAAAAATATCATGCATTAAAGCGGTAAAGTTCTTAAACAAAATACTACAATGTCAATAAAAAGGGGATAATTAAAGCTTCACCCACTTGTGTGAACTTCCAGCCTTCTGCACAGCTGATGAGAAAAGCCTGTATGACATGCAGAAGCAAATTCCATAAGTTACAAATATTTAGTGAGAAAAATTCCAAGAATGAAATAAAACCCTACTGTACATACCGGTTACTGAATATATCTAAAGATCCTGAGATAATAATCCGAGCATTGTTTCTAGCCTGCATTAAATAATTTCACTAGGTAAGGCCCAGATTCATAATTTCAATACAATGGAACAATCTTGTTTCGAAAACAGACACCACATATATTTCTTTAATAGCCAAAATTTTATCTGCAGGTCAACACTATTTTTAGATAGCATGAAACTACAAGAACAAAGGGAACAAGTGAGAAAGAAAGGTCTTTCTACTTTTAAAATGAATTTTACAAAACGCTGACGAAAAGCATTAATTTAGTTTTAAATGATGAAAGAAGGTGCAAGACAAGAGAGAGACTTACTTGAACAACAGAAACAAGTGAAATAGCAGACCCAGTGAGTGAT
The genomic region above belongs to Humulus lupulus chromosome 1, drHumLupu1.1, whole genome shotgun sequence and contains:
- the LOC133812581 gene encoding dolichyl-diphosphooligosaccharide--protein glycosyltransferase 48 kDa subunit-like, which produces MRGLFVSIIVISLIPFLCNSFSPENPTGRRLLVLLDDFSLKSTHSIFFNSLKSRGFELDFKLADDPKLALQRYGQYMYDGLVLFSPSTESFGGGLNLEAVLDFVDSGHDLILASDASSSDLFRNVATELGVDFDEDSSAMVIDHTNYAVSEIEGDHTLIASDSFIQSDVILGKTKIEAPVLFRGVAHSLNSDNSLVLNVLSASPAAYSLNPNSKPSQPPSLTGSAISLVSVVQARNNARIIISGSLDIFSNRLFSSAVQKAGSSHKYEKSGNEQFVTELSKWVFHERGHLKAVNIKHHKVEETDEPAIYRIKDDLNFSVEIYEWTGKSWVPYVADDVQVQFFLMSPYVLKTLATDQKGLYYTSFKVPDIYGVFQFKVEYQRLGYTTLSLSKQIPVRPFNHNEYERFITTAFPYYGASFTTMIGFFIFCFIFLYNNK